The following coding sequences are from one Neodiprion lecontei isolate iyNeoLeco1 chromosome 7, iyNeoLeco1.1, whole genome shotgun sequence window:
- the LOC124292594 gene encoding fibroblast growth factor 1-like: MSLRWIQENQEAPIVDEESSDIEDSSGDNTDDQIDHLSVEEDDVEAEGEVAEHRRQKRETFRHPTTTVSLRDIRRKAMEQGYDPNIPMGNPTYGPVMQLHSMTGYRLAILPCGKVRGLECECSPYAILKVTVLSFDLVVQIEGLETGLFLAMNARGRLYGERNKDKDNTTWQHLTVRSYDSYRSVKYADREWYAGIKSNGRPKNGRKTAINQKATKFLPIR; this comes from the exons ATGAGCTTGCGATGGATACAGGAGAACCAGGAAGCTCCGATCGTCGACGAGGAGTCGAGCGACATCGAAGACAGCAGCGGCGACAACACCGACGATCAAATTGACCACCTGAGCGTCGAAGAGGACGACGTCGAGGCCGAAGGCGAAGTCGCCGAGCATCGACGACAAAAACGGGAAACCTTTCGGCATCCAACCACGACGGTTTCGCTGAGAGACATCAG AAGAAAAGCCATGGAACAGGGCTACGATCCGAATATTCCCATGGGAAACCCCACCTACGGTCCCGTGATGCAGCTGCATTCTATGACCGGATATCGCCTGGCTATTCTACCCTGTGGAAAAGTCCGAGGACTCGAATGCGAGTGCAGTCCTTACG CGATACTCAAAGTGACCGTTTTATCGTTCGATCTTGTCGTCCAAATCGAGGGACTGGAAACCGGATTGTTTTTGGCGATGAATGCGAGGGGTCGATTGTACGGAGAG agaaACAAGGATAAGGACAACACGACTTGGCAGCATCTGACGGTCCGTTCCTACGATTCGTATCGCTCTGTAAAATATGCAGACCGCGAATGGTACGCCGGGATAAAATCAAACGGACGTCCAAAGAACGGAAGAAAGACAGCAATTAATCAAAAGGCGACCAAATTTTTACCAATCCGATGA
- the LOC107221461 gene encoding phosphopantothenate--cysteine ligase isoform X1, with product MASNWEEFYSSHPQPANLNKDEDLLRDFCARHLNGDTRVVLVTSGGTTVPLEHNTVRFVDNFSAGTRGSSSTEYFLDRGYAVVFMHRHLFTKYVKSLFMPRDVKKKYRQILGFRVKSLQPFSRHFSGQKFLNMLDLNETKDGTSITVTSENVPRIADVLRKYKSALECGKLLELSFTTVYEYLWLLRSACQILAPLAERCILYLAAAVSDFYIPPNEMSVHKIASTKPQTISLQLVPKILAPLVSLWVPNAFVVSFKLETNKDLLIDKAREALNKYKHKLVIANMLQNYRKKVTMVTQQNSYVIELTTEQSNAGEEIEMYIVKNVVDKHEEFIADRSGKS from the exons atggcTTCAAATTGGGAAGAATTTTACTCCTCTCATCCACAACCTGCAAATTTGAACAAAGATGAGGATTTGTTGAGAGATTTTTGTGCGCGTCATTTGAACGGGGATACAAGAGTCGTTCTCGTTACG AGTGGCGGGACAACTGTTCCATTGGAACACAATACCGTTCGCTTTGTGGATAACTTCAGCGCAGGTACGAGAGGCTCTTCCTCCACTGAATATTTCCTCGATCGTGGCTATGCTGTCGTCTTTATGCATAG ACATCTTTTCACAAAGTATGTAAAAAGTTTGTTCATGCCAAgagacgtgaaaaaaaagtatagacAGATATTGGGTTTTAGGGTAAAATCCTTACAACCATTTTCAAGGCATTTTTCTGGACAGAAATTTCTGAATATGCTTGATTTGAACGAAACAAAGGATGGAACTTCTATTACCG TGACATCGGAAAATGTTCCAAGAATAGCAGATgttttgagaaaatataaatctgcACTTGAATGTGGAAAATTACTTGAATTGAGTTTTACAACGGTTTACGAGTACCTTTGGTTACTAAGATCTGCTTGCCAGATTTTGGCACCCTTGGCAGAAAGATGTATTCTATACCTGGCAGCCGCAGTGTCTGACTTTTACATTCCACCTAATGAAATg tcGGTACATAAAATTGCTTCTACTAAACCCCAAACTATATCTCTTCAACTGGTACCAAAAATACTAGCTCCTTTGGTGAGCCTCTGGGTGCCTAACGCTTTTGTAGTATCTTTTAAATTGGAAACGAACAAGGATCTGCTTATCGATAAGGCCAGAGAGGCTCTCAATAAGTACAAACACAAA TTGGTCATTGCTAATATGCttcaaaattatagaaaaaaggTAACAATGGTAACTCAGCAAAATAGCTACGTAATTGAACTTACGACAGAACAGTCGAATGCTGGAGAGGAAATAGAAATGTATATAGTGAAAAATGTTGTCGATAAGCATGAGGAATTTATTGCCGATCGCAGTGGGAAGAGTTGA
- the LOC107221461 gene encoding phosphopantothenate--cysteine ligase isoform X2: MASNWEEFYSSHPQPANLNKDEDLLRDFCARHLNGDTRVVLVTSGGTTVPLEHNTVRFVDNFSAGTRGSSSTEYFLDRGYAVVFMHRVKSLQPFSRHFSGQKFLNMLDLNETKDGTSITVTSENVPRIADVLRKYKSALECGKLLELSFTTVYEYLWLLRSACQILAPLAERCILYLAAAVSDFYIPPNEMSVHKIASTKPQTISLQLVPKILAPLVSLWVPNAFVVSFKLETNKDLLIDKAREALNKYKHKLVIANMLQNYRKKVTMVTQQNSYVIELTTEQSNAGEEIEMYIVKNVVDKHEEFIADRSGKS, encoded by the exons atggcTTCAAATTGGGAAGAATTTTACTCCTCTCATCCACAACCTGCAAATTTGAACAAAGATGAGGATTTGTTGAGAGATTTTTGTGCGCGTCATTTGAACGGGGATACAAGAGTCGTTCTCGTTACG AGTGGCGGGACAACTGTTCCATTGGAACACAATACCGTTCGCTTTGTGGATAACTTCAGCGCAGGTACGAGAGGCTCTTCCTCCACTGAATATTTCCTCGATCGTGGCTATGCTGTCGTCTTTATGCATAG GGTAAAATCCTTACAACCATTTTCAAGGCATTTTTCTGGACAGAAATTTCTGAATATGCTTGATTTGAACGAAACAAAGGATGGAACTTCTATTACCG TGACATCGGAAAATGTTCCAAGAATAGCAGATgttttgagaaaatataaatctgcACTTGAATGTGGAAAATTACTTGAATTGAGTTTTACAACGGTTTACGAGTACCTTTGGTTACTAAGATCTGCTTGCCAGATTTTGGCACCCTTGGCAGAAAGATGTATTCTATACCTGGCAGCCGCAGTGTCTGACTTTTACATTCCACCTAATGAAATg tcGGTACATAAAATTGCTTCTACTAAACCCCAAACTATATCTCTTCAACTGGTACCAAAAATACTAGCTCCTTTGGTGAGCCTCTGGGTGCCTAACGCTTTTGTAGTATCTTTTAAATTGGAAACGAACAAGGATCTGCTTATCGATAAGGCCAGAGAGGCTCTCAATAAGTACAAACACAAA TTGGTCATTGCTAATATGCttcaaaattatagaaaaaaggTAACAATGGTAACTCAGCAAAATAGCTACGTAATTGAACTTACGACAGAACAGTCGAATGCTGGAGAGGAAATAGAAATGTATATAGTGAAAAATGTTGTCGATAAGCATGAGGAATTTATTGCCGATCGCAGTGGGAAGAGTTGA